Proteins encoded in a region of the Quercus lobata isolate SW786 chromosome 8, ValleyOak3.0 Primary Assembly, whole genome shotgun sequence genome:
- the LOC115955845 gene encoding uncharacterized protein LOC115955845 isoform X1 produces the protein MSSGYNILTHEYSKICKFLLDLILLKGPPILGPSLIWDRDIKGANLLVDASGVVKLADFEVAKHNQRFHSSYMDNSRAVDGSSRSTSNGPLNVLVLKHVKGRTNEKSKDVTTFDWNCLQTTMKI, from the exons ATGTCCTCCGGTTACAATATTCTCACCCATGAGTACTCCAAAATTTGCAAATT TTTGCTAgatttgattcttttgaaaggtCCACCTATTTTGGGCCCTTCTTTAATTTGGGACAG GGATATCAAAGGTGCCAATTTGCTTGTTGATGCATCAGGGGTGGTTAAGCTAGCAGATTTCGAGGTAGCTAAGCAT AATCAGAGATTCCACAGCTCATATATGGACAATAGCAGAGCTGTAGATGGTAGCTCGAGATCTACTTCTAATGGTCCTTTGAACGTGCTGGTGTTAAAACATGTTAAGGGTAGAACAAATGAGAAGAGTAAAGATGTCACCACATTTGATTGGAAT TGCCTGCAGACGACTATGAAAATATGA
- the LOC115955845 gene encoding uncharacterized protein LOC115955845 isoform X3: protein MSSGYNILTHEYSKICKLDIKGANLLVDASGVVKLADFEVAKHNQRFHSSYMDNSRAVDGSSRSTSNGPLNVLVLKHVKGRTNEKSKDVTTFDWNCLQTTMKI, encoded by the exons ATGTCCTCCGGTTACAATATTCTCACCCATGAGTACTCCAAAATTTGCAAATT GGATATCAAAGGTGCCAATTTGCTTGTTGATGCATCAGGGGTGGTTAAGCTAGCAGATTTCGAGGTAGCTAAGCAT AATCAGAGATTCCACAGCTCATATATGGACAATAGCAGAGCTGTAGATGGTAGCTCGAGATCTACTTCTAATGGTCCTTTGAACGTGCTGGTGTTAAAACATGTTAAGGGTAGAACAAATGAGAAGAGTAAAGATGTCACCACATTTGATTGGAAT TGCCTGCAGACGACTATGAAAATATGA
- the LOC115955845 gene encoding uncharacterized protein LOC115955845 isoform X2 produces MSSGYNILTHEYSKICKFLLDLILLKGPPILGPSLIWDRDIKGANLLVDASGVVKLADFEVAKHNQRFHSSYMDNSRAVDGSSRSTSNGPLNVLVLKHVKGRTNEKSKDVTTFDWNY; encoded by the exons ATGTCCTCCGGTTACAATATTCTCACCCATGAGTACTCCAAAATTTGCAAATT TTTGCTAgatttgattcttttgaaaggtCCACCTATTTTGGGCCCTTCTTTAATTTGGGACAG GGATATCAAAGGTGCCAATTTGCTTGTTGATGCATCAGGGGTGGTTAAGCTAGCAGATTTCGAGGTAGCTAAGCAT AATCAGAGATTCCACAGCTCATATATGGACAATAGCAGAGCTGTAGATGGTAGCTCGAGATCTACTTCTAATGGTCCTTTGAACGTGCTGGTGTTAAAACATGTTAAGGGTAGAACAAATGAGAAGAGTAAAGATGTCACCACATTTGATTGGAAT tattaa